Proteins from a single region of Juglans microcarpa x Juglans regia isolate MS1-56 chromosome 5S, Jm3101_v1.0, whole genome shotgun sequence:
- the LOC121266911 gene encoding UPF0481 protein At3g47200-like has protein sequence MAGSGERVISMEELLSKKVNVVITEAGEISRSRDNSDLRRRSIEIGEEACELKKKRFEELRKSAPDDHPSINTPNGGQKATPKIQKVPLLLQDHKHFDKYFKPRLVAIGPIHHGEPKYKPAEAYKLRMASYFVKDSGRKDEILYDIVENNIEQLRQCFDDKVTEKYNDQALAWMLFVDGCAILQSIHCAVSNDWKDWKMKYDLMAFATQDLFLLENQLPYQLLVDLMNSSAKRVKLEKSITDFINQQAYGKSQPSQNGLPTTVRPIHLLDLLRTKIMKGNPQSDDRELNRKRLKLTYRNVEELRAAGIYMRCNDSDDDPLTTIRFNRLLGFYPGYLWLSPIIVDDAMGPKFLNLIAYEMCPDFYNKFEITSYILFLDSLIDNIKDVMELRNKGILKNCLGSDKEVARLFNEIGTDLIPDPDAYGHVKHAIQRHYDAKWMTWIAEALHEHFRSPWTFMAFSAAIIVLCLTFLQTWFAFKEARGNSRPRVRR, from the exons ATGGCCGGAAGTGGGGAGCGTGTTATTTCCATGGAGGAGTTGCTTTCGAAAAAGGTTAATGTTGTCATAACCGAAGCTGGTGAAATAAGCAGAAGCCGCGACAATTCCGACCTGCGGAGGCGGAGCATTGAAATCGGCGAGGAAGCCTGCGAGCTGAAAAAAAAGAGGTTTGAGGAACTGCGGAAATCAGCCCCAGATGATCATCCCAGTATTAATACGCCAAATGGAGGTCAAAAGGCTAcaccaaaaatacaaaaggTTCCGCTGTTGCTGCAAGATCACAAACATTTCGACAAGTATTTCAAGCCAAGGTTAGTTGCAATCGGTCCCATCCATCATGGTGAGCCAAAATACAAGCCAGCCGAGGCGTACAAGCTTAGAATGGCATCCTACTTCGTCAAAGACAGTGGTAGAAAGGATGAGATTTTGTACGACATTGTTGAGAACAACATCGAGCAACTGAGGCAATGTTTCGACGACAAGGTGACCGAGAAATATAACGATCAGGCCCTCGCCTGGATGCTGTTTGTGGACGGGTGTGCAATATTACAGTCCATCCATTGTGCTGTTAGCAATGACTGGAAAGACTGGAAAATGAAATACGATCTGATGGCCTTTGCGACACAGGATTTGTTCTTGTTGGAGAATCAACTTCCTTATCAGCTCCTTGTGGATTTGATGAATTCCAGCGCAAAGAGAGTTAAATTGGAGAAGTCCATTACAGATTTCATTAATCAGCAGGCATACGGTAAGTCGCAGCCGAGCCAGAATGGATTACCGACTACGGTAAGGCCGATCCATCTTCTCGATCTCCTCCGGACGAAAATCATGAAAGGCAATCCACAAA GTGATGACAGAGAGCTGAACCGGAAACGATTAAAGTTGACTTATCGCAACGTGGAGGAGCTTAGAGCAGCAGGAATCTATATGAGGTGCAATGATAGTGATGATGATCCCTTGACAACAATACGTTTTAATAGATTACTCGGTTTCTACCCGGGATACCTCTGGCTTTCTCCAATAATAGTTGATGACGCAATGGGGCCCAAGTTCTTGAATTTGATAGCCTACGAGATGTGTCCGGATTTCTACAACAAGTTCGAGATCACCTCATACATATTATTCCTGGATTCACTCATTGATAACATCAAAGATGTAATGGAGTTGAGGAATAAGGGAATACTCAAGAACTGCCTTGGCAGCGACAAGGAAGTGGCTCGACTCTTCAATGAGATCGGCACCGACTTGATTCCTGACCCCGACGCATATGGTCATGTCAAACATGCCATTCAGAGACACTACGATGCTAAGTGGATGACCTGGATTGCTGAAGCCCTCCACGAGCATTTCAGAAGCCCCTGGACATTTATGGCTTTTTCGGCCGCCATAATAGTACTTTGTCTAACTTTCTTACAGACTTGGTTCGCATTCAAAGAAGCCAGGGGTAATTCCCGACCCCGAGTTCGGCGCTAG